The genomic stretch AAGAAAGCTTTTTTGATGATTTTTTTTCTGATCCTGCAGGTGATTATATTAAATTTGTCTCTGAATCGGGAGATGGTTCTGTAGATGCAGGAGATAGATTGAAAATAGGAAAAGAATACAAAATAGGTGTCATTGTATCTGTAAATAGTGCCGAACTGAGAAAATATTTAGAAAAAGCAGGCATAATAAAATCATTAAGCGATGGTTTTTAAGAGAAAAAAACAATCATGACAATGAACCATTACAATAACTAACATCTATTATTGTATTGAGTCGGCAAGTAATTTTTTGTATGTCTATTTGAATGTATTTAACTCATTCTACTTTTAAATGGTACCTTTTTACATTTTCTGCTCATCCACATGTTTACGAACGAGAATCCAATGTAAGCATGTGTTATCTATTATTCCCTTTACAGGATACATTCCTTTTTGATTGTTTTTTACGGAGATTTACGGTTTTCTATTTTAGTAATTTATTTGTAATGTTATTCCGTTATCCGTAGTATATAAGTTCCGGCAAGTGTAAAACGACACCGCAACATTCACACAGATGACTAAAAATTGAACATTAACAGAAGGACAAACCATCTTGACAAGTGAACAACATACAGACCGACAATAATTCAAACAGTTTTTATATCAAAAAAATGAGATTTTCAAAAAATTTAATCTATATTTGCAAACATAATTTTAAATCGACATGAACAGAATAAATGAAAAATTAAAAGAAAACGGACTAAAAATAACTTGGTTGGCTGAACAATTGGTCAAATGTTTTAATAGCATCAACGGCTACCTGCAAAAACTACAATAGCCTAAACTTGAAGGGCTTATTCAAATCGCCATGATATTACGAGTGAAACCATAAGACTTAATTAAAGACAAGAAATGACAAGCACAGCACAAAGAGCAGAATTGCAAGCTAAAATATGGAAAATAGCCAACGATGTTCGTGGCTCTGTTGACGGATGGGACTTTAAACAGTTTGTATTAGGTACACTGTTCTATCGCTTCATTAGCGAAAACTTCACCAATTACATTGAAGGTGGTGACGATAGCATTAACTATGCCAACTATCCTGACAAAGACCTTACGCCCGAAATAAAAATTGATGCGATAAAAACAAAAGGTTATTTCATATATCCAAGCCAGCTTTTTGTGAATGTTGCCAAAACAGCCAATACAAACCCAAATCTAAATACAGATTTAAAAGCCATTTTTGATGCTATTGAAAGTTCTGCAAATGGCTTTCCATCCGAACCCGATATAAAAGGATTATTTGCCGACTTTGATACAACCAGTTCACGACTCGGAAATACAGTAGAATCCAAAAACAGCCGTTTAGCTGCCGTTTTGAAAGGTGTAGAAGATCTGAATTTTGGAAATTTTGAAGACAATCAAATTGACCTTTTTGGTGATGCTTATGAATTTTTGATTTCTAATTATGCCGCCAATGCAGGAAAATCAGGTGGTGAGTTTTTTACACCGCAACACGTTTCAAAACTCATTGCACAACTTGCTATGCACAAGCAAGAAAAAGTAAACAAAATATACGACCCTGCTTGTGGTTCTGGTTCTTTACTTCTACAAGCCAAAAAGCATTTCGACAACCGTATTATTGAAGAAGGCTTTTACGGGCAGGAAGTGAACCACACTACTTACAACCTTGCCCGTATGAATATGTTTTTGCACAACATCAATTACGACAAGTTTAATATAGCCCTTGGTAATACCCTCATTGACCCACACTATGGAGATGAGAAACCTTTTGATGCCATAGTTTCAAATCCACCATATTCAATAAAATGGAAAGGTGACGAAGACCCAACGCTTATTAATGATTATCGTTTTGCTCCTGCCGGCGTATTGGCACCTAAATCGAAGGCAGATTTTGCCTTTGTATTACATGCCCTAAGTTATCTATCCAGTAAAGGCAGGGCTGCATTGGTTTGTTTCCCAGGTATCTTTTATCGTGGTGGGGCCGAACAAAAAATTAGAAAGTACTTGGTGGATAATAATTTTGTAGAAACAGTAATCTCTTTAGCACCCAATCTATTTTATGGCACATCTATTTCTGTAACGCTTTTGGTGCTTTCTAAACATAAAACCGAAAATAAAACCCAATTTATTGATGCCAGTGGCGAAGATTTCTTTAAAAAAGTAACCAATAATAATGTGCTAGAAGACAAACACATTGAGCAAATTATGGAAATCTTTGATAATAAAAAAGATGTAGAGTATGTGACTAAAACTATCGACAACGCTAAAATAGCGGAAAATGATTATAACCTTTCGGTGAGTTCGTATATAACAGCAAAAGACAACCGAGAGCAGGTAGAAATTAAACAGCTAAACAAAGAAATTTCAAGAACAGTAGCGAAAATAAATGCCTTGCGATTGAGTATTGATGACATAATAAACGAGATAGAAGTCTAGAATATGAGCATAGAAATAGAAAATTATCAAAACTTGTTAGGCGAAATAAAAACCGCCATTCAGCAAGCTAGGACAAGGGCTTTACTTTCCGTAAATGCTGAAATGATTGTGCTTTATTGGAAAACAGGAAAAATGATAGCCGAACGCCAACAACAAGAAGGTTGGTCGGCAAAGGTTATTCCTCGCTTGGCAGTAGATTTACAAAATGAGTTCACTGACCTCAAAGGTTTTTCGGAACGAAACCTAGGACGAATGCTTGCTTTTTATAAAGAATATCCCGAAAATTTAATTTTGCCACAGGTTGTGGCAAAATTACAAAATACTGAAAATGACCTTAATATATTCTTGCCACAAGATTTGGCATTTTTGCAACAATATGTTGCAAAAATACCTTGGGGACACAACATTTTGCTCATAGAAAAAATAAAAGACAAAGAAGTACGCCTTTGGTATATGCAACAAACTATTGCAAATGGCTGGAGTAGAGACTGGTTGATCCATGCTATAAAAATGG from Chitinophagaceae bacterium encodes the following:
- a CDS encoding type I restriction-modification system subunit M — protein: MTSTAQRAELQAKIWKIANDVRGSVDGWDFKQFVLGTLFYRFISENFTNYIEGGDDSINYANYPDKDLTPEIKIDAIKTKGYFIYPSQLFVNVAKTANTNPNLNTDLKAIFDAIESSANGFPSEPDIKGLFADFDTTSSRLGNTVESKNSRLAAVLKGVEDLNFGNFEDNQIDLFGDAYEFLISNYAANAGKSGGEFFTPQHVSKLIAQLAMHKQEKVNKIYDPACGSGSLLLQAKKHFDNRIIEEGFYGQEVNHTTYNLARMNMFLHNINYDKFNIALGNTLIDPHYGDEKPFDAIVSNPPYSIKWKGDEDPTLINDYRFAPAGVLAPKSKADFAFVLHALSYLSSKGRAALVCFPGIFYRGGAEQKIRKYLVDNNFVETVISLAPNLFYGTSISVTLLVLSKHKTENKTQFIDASGEDFFKKVTNNNVLEDKHIEQIMEIFDNKKDVEYVTKTIDNAKIAENDYNLSVSSYITAKDNREQVEIKQLNKEISRTVAKINALRLSIDDIINEIEV